The Nitrospira sp. genomic interval TCCTCTCCCTCTTTCCCCTCGTATTTCTACTGCTCTACGGCATCAGCTTTCTCGTGAGCCAAGATGTGATCGGCGAGCAGTTCCTCTTGAGCTTTCTGAAAGGCTTTCTCCCGTCGCTGGGTGAGCGCCTGGCTGAAGAGCTGCATCGCATCAGTGTGCTGGAGAGCGTGCGGTGGGCCGTCTTTTTGTCGTTCGCCTGGTTCGGAGCCCTGGTGTTTTACGAATTGGACTATGCGCTGAACGTCGTCTTCGAAAGCACCTGGAAACGTCACCCCCTGATCTCGACGGCGATTTCAGTCGCCTCACTGGGCGCCACCGGACTGCTTCTGATCATTTCCTATGTGGCGACACAGATTATCAATTTCCTGACCAGCTACGTTCCTCAGCTGTGGGGACTGGATCTGGTGGCGCTGGCCGCGCATGATTTTCTGCTGACCTACACCATCCCCTTCGGCCTGGCCTTTTTGAC includes:
- a CDS encoding YihY/virulence factor BrkB family protein encodes the protein MMQAVRFILDLLKAFQRHGCASLAASLAFFSLLSLFPLVFLLLYGISFLVSQDVIGEQFLLSFLKGFLPSLGERLAEELHRISVLESVRWAVFLSFAWFGALVFYELDYALNVVFESTWKRHPLISTAISVASLGATGLLLIISYVATQIINFLTSYVPQLWGLDLVALAAHDFLLTYTIPFGLAFLTVTGLYRFVPRRPPHWREAMIGGITFGLLWVAAKLLFVTYSGYATVYVRLYGSLLEIVLMLLWVYYSAVLLLFGAVVAHKLQQHAQATPPPAAPPAAA